From Vidua macroura isolate BioBank_ID:100142 chromosome 5, ASM2450914v1, whole genome shotgun sequence, the proteins below share one genomic window:
- the MRPS33 gene encoding 28S ribosomal protein S33, mitochondrial produces MSNVSSYALRMARLSAQIFGDVVRPTDSKSMKVVKLFSEQPLAKREEVYNWYPPHNTYYALMKKLRYFGLYRDEHQDFKEEMRRLKKLRGKEKPKKGEGKRALKKK; encoded by the exons ATGTCCAATGTTTCCAGCTACGCCCTCCGCATGGCCCGGCTGAGTGCCCAGATATTCGGCGACGTGGTCAGGCCCACAGACTCCAAATCCATGAAGGTGGTGAAGCTGTTCAGCGAGCAGCCCCTGGCCAAGCGGGAGGAGGTCTACAACTGGTACCCCCCTCACAACACCTACTACGCCCTCATGAAGAAACTCCGCTACTTCGGGCTCTACAG GGATGAGCATCAGGACTTCAAGGAGGAGATGAGGCGACTGAAAAAGCTCCGtggaaaggaaaaaccaaagaagggggaaggaaagagaGCTCTCAAGAAGAAATAG